CCGTGTCGACCGCCTGGGGCGGCAGCTACATCAACGACTTCCTGGACCGCGGCCGCATCAAGAAGGTCTACCTGCAGGGCGACGCCCCCGCGCGCATGACGCCCGAGGACCTCGACAAGTGGTACGTGCGCAACAAGGCCGGCGACATGGTGCCGTTCTCGGCCTTCGCCACCGCGCACTGGACCTATGGCTCGCCACGCCTGGAGCGCTTCAACGGCCAGCCGTCGATGGAGATCCTCGGCCAGTCCGCGCCCGGGCTGTCGTCGGGCGAGGCGATGCAGGCGGTCGAGGCGATCATGGCGAAGATGCCGCCTGGCATCGGCTACGACTGGTCGGGCACCTCCTACGAGGAGCGCCGCAGCGGTTCGCAGGCGCCCGCGCTGTACGCGCTGTCGCTGCTGGTGGTGTTCCTGTGCCTGGCGGCGCTGTACGAGAGCTGGTCGGTGCCCTTCGCGGTGATGCTGGTGGTGCCGCTCGGCGTGCTCGGCGCGCTGCTGGCGGCGACCAGCCGCGGCATGTCGAACGACATCTACTTCCAGGTCGGCCTGCTCGCCACCATCGGCCTGTCGTCGAAGAACGCGATCCTGATCGTGGAGTTCGCCAAGGCGCAGATGGAGGAGGGCAAGGACCTGGTTGCCGCCACGCTCACCGCAGTGCGCATGCGTCTGCGTCCGATCCTGATGACCTCGCTCGCCTTCGGCTTCGGCGTGCTGCCGCTGGCGATCGCGACCGGCGCCGGCGCCGGCAGCCAGAACGCGATCGGCACCGGGGTGCTCGGCGGCACCATCGCCGCGACCGTGCTCGGCATCTTCTTCGTGCCGCTGTTCTACGTCGTGATCAAGCGCGTATTCCCCGACAAGCCGGGCGAGGAGGCCGTGGCCCCGACCGCCCAGGAGGGACGTTGAGATGAGTAACTACCCCACACGGCTGCCGCTGCGCGGCCTGGTGGTGGCGATGGCCGCCACCCTGCTCGGCGCGTGCTCGATGATTCCGGTCTTCGAGCGTCCTGCGGCGCCGGTGCCGGCGAGCTTTCCGCAGGCCGCGCCGGCCGCCTCCGCCTCCGCCGCGCCGCTGGCCGAGGCCCTCGCCTGGCGTGACTACTTCGCCGACGAGCGCCTGCGCAGCGTGATCGCGCTCGCGCTCGACAACAACCGCGACCTGCGCGTCGCCGCGCTCAACATCGAGCGCGCGCGCGCCCAGTACGGCATCCAGCGCGCCGACCTGTTCCCGTCGATCGCGGTCAGCGGTGGGCAGAGCGCGCAGCGCGTGCCTGCCGACCTGAGCGCCACCCGACAGGCCGACATCACCCGCCAGTACTCGGCCAACCTCGGCTTCGCCAGCTACGAGCTCGACTTCTTCGGCCGTGTGCGCAGCCTCGAGGAGCAGGCGCTGCAGACCTATCTCGGCACCGAGGAGGCCCGGCGCAGCGCGCAGATCAGCCTGGTCGCCGAGGTCGCCAGCAGCTGGCTGCGCCTGGCCGCCGACCGCGAGCGCCTGGCGCTGGCGCGCAACACCTTCGAGACGCGCAAGAAGTCCTTCGAGCTCACCCAGCGCAGCTTCGAGCTCGGTGCGGTGTCGGCGCTCGACCTGCGCCAGGCCGAGACCCTGATGCAGACCGCACGCGCCGACGCCGCGCGCTATGCCGCGGTGGTGGCGCAGGACGAGAACGCGCTCGCGCTGGTGGTCGGCGCCGGCGTGCCGGCCGAACTGCAGCCCGACGCGCTCGGCGCCCGCGTCGCCGCGGTCGGCGAGCTGCCCGCCGGCGTGCCCGCCGAGGTGCTCGCCCGCCGCCCCGACATCCTGCAGGCCGAGCGCGCGCTGATGGCCGCCAACGCCAGCATCGGCGCCGCGCGCGCGGCCTTCTTCCCGCGCATCACGCTGACCGCCAGCGCCGGCACCGCGAGCAGCGCGCTCGACGGCCTGTTCGACGGCGGCTCGGGGGCGTGGAGCTTCGTGCCGCAGATCCGCCTGCCGATCTTCGAGGCTGGGCGCCTGCAGGCCAGCCTGGACGTGGCCGAGATCCAGCGCGACATCAACGTCGCCCAGTACGAGAAGGCGATCCAGTCCGCCTTTCGCGAGGTCGCCGACGCGCTCGCCGAGCGCGCCACGCTGGCCGAGCAGCTTGACGCCCGGCGCAAGCTGGTCGAGGCGGCGAACAAGAGCTTCGAGCTGTCGGAGGCGCGCTACCAGGGCGGGGTGGACAGCTACCTCAACCTGCTCGATGCCCAGCGCAGCCTGTACGGCGCCGAGCTCGAGCTGATCGCCACCCGGCTGGCCGACGCCACCAACCGCGTCGCGCTGTACAAGGCGCTGGGCGGCGGCTGGCAGTGATCCGGCGCCAGGCGCAGCGCTGAGGGCGCGGCCGGCTTCGCGGGCAAGCCCGCTCCCACGGGGCCGTGCGCCGGAGCGCACCGTGGGGGCGGGCCTGCCCGCGAAGGCCCGCCGTCGGCTGCGCTACACTGCCCGGGATGAACGCCCAGAGCACCCCACACGAACCCGCCGACGCGTCGCGGAACGCCGCCGCCGCCCCCGACGCTGACCGCCGCATCCCGGTCACGCTCCTGACCGGCTTCCTCGGCGCCGGCAAGACCACGCTGCTGAACCACCTGCTGCGCCAGCCGCAGATGGCGGGCAGCGCGGTGCTGATCAACGAGTTCGGTGCCGTCGGCGTCGACCATCACTTGGTCGAGAAGGTCGACGAGAGCCTGGTCGTGCTCGATTCCGGCTGCATCTGTTGCAGCGTGCAGGGCGACCTGGTGCGGGCGCTGAAGGGTCTGTTCATGCGCGCGCTGCGGCGCGAGCTCAAGGGCCTGCGCCGGGTGCTGATCGAGACCACCGGTCTGGCCGATCCCGCGCCGGTCATCCATACCCTGATGGCCGAGCCTTTCCTGTCCGAGCGCTACCGGCTCGATGGCGTCGTCACCGCGGTCGATGTCACCCACGCGCTCGACCAGCTCGCCGCGCACAACGAGGCCGTGCGCCAGGTGGCGATGGCCGACCGGCTGCTGCTGACCAAGTGCGACTTGGCCTCGGCCGAGCAGCGGGCGGCGGTCGCCGCCGGCATCGCCCGGCTCAATCCGGGTGCGCGCCAGGTGGAGGTAGCGGGCGGTGCCGTCGCTGCCGACGCGGTGTTCGGCTGTGGCCTCTACGACCCGACCGGCAAGCTGCCCGACGTCGCCGCCTGGCTGGGCGAGGAGGCGGTCCGAGCGGCCCGCCAGGCGCCGGCCGCGCCGGCGTGGTCGCGTGCGCGTGCACAGAAATCCGCCCCGACGCATGGCGCCGGCGCGCCGGCCGATGCCGAGTCCGCAGCAAGCGCTGCACCCGCGCGCCACGATGCAGGCGTGACCAGCTTCGTACTGCGCTTCGACGAACCGCTCGACTGGTTCGGATTCTCAGACGGTCTCGCCCTGCTGCTGCAGGTGTATGGCGGCCGCATCCTGCGCATCAAGGGGCTGCTCAACGTCGTCGGCGATCCGCTGCCGCGCGTGCTGCAGTGCGTGCAGCACAGCGTCTATCCGGCGAGCAGCCTGCCGGCCTGGCCGGAGCAACCGCCCTACGACGATCGCTGCAGCCGGCTGGTGTTCATCGTGCGCGAGCTGGCGCGGGACGAGGTGGTCTCGATCCTCGGCAGCTTCACCGGCCAGGAGCCGGACAGCGGGGGTTGAGGGACGCCCTCCTGTCCGTCGCCCACCGGGCGGGCCGGGCACGGCGCCTCAGGGTTCGACCCTGAACGCCTGCACGGCTTCGATCTCGGGCAAGGCGATGCGCAGCCGCCACTGGCCGGCCTCGAGCGGCGCGCTGGTCGCCACCAGGCTGCCGGGCCGGACCAGGCGATGGTCGAGCGTGATCGGCGCGCCGCTGCCGTCGGCGCGCTCCAGGCTCAGGTTGAGCTGCAGCCCGGCCGGCGCCGGCTGTGCGGTCGGTCCGACGAGGTCGATCGCGAAGCGCACCTGGCGCGCACCGTCCTGGGTCATGCGTCCGCGCACCTCCCAGATGTTGGCGGTGCCGTGGAAGACCACGCCGCCGCGCTCTGCACCGGGTGCCGCGGCGATCGGGCCGACGGCGTTGAGGCGGACCTCGTCATGGACGAGGAAGATCATGCCGACGAAGGCGGCGATCAGCAGCAGGAAGACGCCGCCGATGAGGCCGACCAGCAGCCGCGCGCCGCGTGCGCCGGCGGCTGCCGTGGCGTGTCCGGACGGTGGCGCCGAGCCGGGTGGAGGGGTGTGCTTCATCGCGTTGCCGTGCTCGGGACGGTGTTCACTCGCAGCGCGCGCGGCATTCGCCGCCGCTGCAGTCGGCCGCTTCGACGGTACAGGTGCCCTTCGTGCGCATCACCATGCGCTGGTCCTTCTCGTAGTCGCAGATCAGGCGGGTGAGGCCGTTCTTCTTCTCGACGCTCATCTTCAGGGCGCGCGAGCCGCGCAGGGCGGCGGTGTCGAGGTTGCAGTTCAGGTAGCCGCTGAAGCGGGCGTTGTCCGACTCCCACATCGCGGTGTTCTTGACCGCCTTGTAGTTCTCGAAGCTCGCGCAGGTGAGCACGTCGCGGCCGTAGAGGCGGGCGTTGTCGCCGCAGAAGCCCAGGAAGGTGTACTGCAGTTCGGCGTCGCTCGGGCAGGCGGCGACCTGCACGGCCTTGTCCAGCGCCGGGCACGACAGCGTATCGGCGTGCGCTGCACTGGCGAACAGGGCGGCAGGAAGGGCGAGGGCAAGCAGGGCCGCGCGGGCCCGGTTGGTGAGCGGCATCGTCATGGTCTCGGGTGAATGGACTCTGTCTGCGGGATGGAAGGATGAAAAGGGTGTGCGGCTCACCAGAACTTCCACCACCACTTGCGCTTCTTCATCGCGTCCTCGACGTGGTCGGACCATTTGCTGGCGCCCCCGGCTTCGAGGAAATACGCGCCGAAGCGCTTGTCCGCCTCGTTGATGTGGCGCGTGAGCCAGACCTTGAGGAAGTGCAGGAGTTCGAAGGTGATGGTCGCCTGCCCGGAGTCGAGCTTGTCCTGCAGCGCCTTCACCTGGCCGATCAGCTCTTCGTGGTTCTGCTTGTGGGCGGCGAAATCCGGGTAGTTCGATACCCGCATCAGGCTCTCCTCGACCGCGAAGTGGGTGCGCGTGTAGTCCGCCAGCTTGTCGAGGATCTCGCGCGAGGTCGCCGAGCCATGATGCTCCTGGATGGCGACGTGGAGCTGGTTGAGCAGGTCGACGAGCTCCTTGTGCTGCTCGTCGATCTCCTGCAGCCCGACGCTGAACTCGTCGGACCAATGGAAGAGGTCGGTGGTCATGGTCGCATCCTGGCCGGAATGAACAGCCGAAAGGCTAACCTGTTTCCACGCAACGAACTTGACTCGGATCAACCTGAGCCCAGTCCGCATTCATCCGCCATGAGAGCGGACGCGGCCGGACGCGCCGGTTGCCGGGCACGTGCCCTTCCTCGCCGTGCGTCGCGGCGGGGAAGGTTGCTATCCTTCGGTATGCGATCCGGTCCCGACAACGCCCCGTCCACAAGCGTGCCCTCGCCCTCATCCTTGTCGTCTTCCGCTGCCCGACGCCCTGGCACCCCAGCCGCAGCGGATGCGCGCGATCCCCTGGCTCGCCGCTGGCTCGCCGAGCTCGTCCGCCGTCACGAGGAGCGCCACGCCGTGCTCGACGATGCCCGCGTGCACGCTGATGCGCGCGCCGCGGCGACCGATTTCGAGGGGCGCCTGCTCTATCGCGCGCAGGTGCTGGGCGCGCAGCAGGGCTGGCGCGAGGCGATCCTGCGCTGGCAGGGGCGGGCGCGCGTGGTGTTCGCGCTGGCGATCCTGCTGGCGCTGGTGCTCGGTTTCGGCGCGGCGGCGGGTGTGCTCGGCGACGGCGCACGGCCGGTGAACGTGGTGTGGACGCTGGGCGGGCTGCTCGGCGTGCATGTCCTCGGCGTGCTGCTGTGGGCGCTGGGCATGGCGTTGCAGGGCCGTATGGGGGGCGGATTCCACCACGGCGGGGTGCTCGGACGCGCCTGGCTGGCGCTCACCACCTGGTTCGATCGCAGCAAGGCCGCGGCCGACCTGCCGGCGGCGCTGGGTGGCTTGCTCGGCCGCGGGCGGCTCGCGGCCTGGGGCATCGGCGCGGTCAATCACGCGCTCTGGTTCGCCGCGTTGCTCGGCGCGATGCTGGGCGTGCTCGCCCTGCTCGCCACCCGCCGCTATGGCTTCGTGTGGGAGACCACCATCCTGCCCGCGGACGCCTTCGTCGCGTTCGGCGCGGCGCTCGGTGCGCTGCCCGCCATGCTCGGCTTTCCGGTTCCCGACGCCGCCACGGTGGCCGCCAGCGGCGATGCGCCGATGATCGGCGAGGCCGGCCGGCGCGCGTGGGCGGGCTGGCTGCTCGGCGCGCTGGTGGTCTATGGCGTGCTGCCGCGGCTCCTTCTGGCGCTGCTGTGCGCGGCGCTGTGGCGGCGCGGCGTGCGCGGCCTGGCGCTCGAGCTCTCGCGTCCCGGCTACGCCCGCCTGCGTCCGCTGCTGATGCCCGACAGCGAGCGCATCGGCATCAGCGATCCCGAGCCCGCGGCGATGCCGCGCCTGTCGCGGCAGGTGCCCGTGGTGCGTGGCGAGGGCGGGGCCGTCGCGGTTGCGCTCGAGCTCGGCGACGACCTGCCCTGGCCGCAGAGCCTGTCCGCGTCTGCGCCGCAGCCCGCCTGGGAGGACGGCGGCCGCCTCGACGGCCGCGAGCAGCGCCGCGCTGCGCGCGAACTTTTCGCGGCGCATCCGCCCCGGCGCCTGCTGGTGGCGGTCGATGCGCGCCAGACGCCCGATCGCGGCAGCCTGGGCCTGATCGCCGAGCTTGCCGGCCATGCGCAGGCGACTCGCGTGTGGCTGGCCGGCATCGCCGCGCCCGAGGATGAGGGGGCAAGCAGGGATGCGGACGCCGCGCCGGCTCCGTCCGGGCGCGTACGCCAGTGGCGCGAGGGCCTGGCCGGGATCGGCCTGGCGGCGGATGCGCATACCCGAGCTGGCGACGCCGCGTTCCTGGACGCCGCTGCGGCGCGGGCCTGGCTGGAACACGGAGACGAGGCGCGATGAGCGACATCCTGCGCGTGGCCGTGGTCGGCCACACCAACACCGGCAAGACCTCGCTGCTGCGTACGCTGGCGCGCGACGTCGGCTTCGGCGAGGTGTCCGACTCCGCCGGCACCACCCGCCACGTCGAGGGCCTGCGCCTGATGGCCGACGGCGTGCCCGCGGCTGAACTCTTCGACACCCCCGGGCTGGAGGATGCGATCGCGCTGCTCGAATTCATCGACGGGCTGGTTGCGCCCGGCGAACGCGTCGACGGTCCGGAGCGCGTGGCGCGCTTCCTCGCCCGCGGCGAGGCGGCGGCCCGCTTCGAGCAGGAGGCCAAGGTGCTGCGCCAGATGCTGGCGAGCGATGCCGCCCTCTACGTGATCGATGCGCGCGACCCGGTGCTGCCCAAGCACCGCGACGAGCTCGAACTGCTCGCCGCCTGCGCGCGCCCGCTGCTGCCGGTGCTCAACTTCGTTGCCGCCCCCACGGCCCGGGTGGATGACTGGCGCGGTGCGCTCGCCCGCCTCGGCCTGCACGCGGTGGTGCGTTTCGACACCGTGGCGCCGCCGCTCGATGGCGAGCGCGAGCTGTTCGACACGCTTGCCACCCTGATCCACGCCCA
This region of Thauera sp. JM12B12 genomic DNA includes:
- the adeC gene encoding AdeC/AdeK/OprM family multidrug efflux complex outer membrane factor → MSNYPTRLPLRGLVVAMAATLLGACSMIPVFERPAAPVPASFPQAAPAASASAAPLAEALAWRDYFADERLRSVIALALDNNRDLRVAALNIERARAQYGIQRADLFPSIAVSGGQSAQRVPADLSATRQADITRQYSANLGFASYELDFFGRVRSLEEQALQTYLGTEEARRSAQISLVAEVASSWLRLAADRERLALARNTFETRKKSFELTQRSFELGAVSALDLRQAETLMQTARADAARYAAVVAQDENALALVVGAGVPAELQPDALGARVAAVGELPAGVPAEVLARRPDILQAERALMAANASIGAARAAFFPRITLTASAGTASSALDGLFDGGSGAWSFVPQIRLPIFEAGRLQASLDVAEIQRDINVAQYEKAIQSAFREVADALAERATLAEQLDARRKLVEAANKSFELSEARYQGGVDSYLNLLDAQRSLYGAELELIATRLADATNRVALYKALGGGWQ
- a CDS encoding GTP-binding protein, yielding MNAQSTPHEPADASRNAAAAPDADRRIPVTLLTGFLGAGKTTLLNHLLRQPQMAGSAVLINEFGAVGVDHHLVEKVDESLVVLDSGCICCSVQGDLVRALKGLFMRALRRELKGLRRVLIETTGLADPAPVIHTLMAEPFLSERYRLDGVVTAVDVTHALDQLAAHNEAVRQVAMADRLLLTKCDLASAEQRAAVAAGIARLNPGARQVEVAGGAVAADAVFGCGLYDPTGKLPDVAAWLGEEAVRAARQAPAAPAWSRARAQKSAPTHGAGAPADAESAASAAPARHDAGVTSFVLRFDEPLDWFGFSDGLALLLQVYGGRILRIKGLLNVVGDPLPRVLQCVQHSVYPASSLPAWPEQPPYDDRCSRLVFIVRELARDEVVSILGSFTGQEPDSGG
- a CDS encoding DUF2868 domain-containing protein, whose protein sequence is MLDDARVHADARAAATDFEGRLLYRAQVLGAQQGWREAILRWQGRARVVFALAILLALVLGFGAAAGVLGDGARPVNVVWTLGGLLGVHVLGVLLWALGMALQGRMGGGFHHGGVLGRAWLALTTWFDRSKAAADLPAALGGLLGRGRLAAWGIGAVNHALWFAALLGAMLGVLALLATRRYGFVWETTILPADAFVAFGAALGALPAMLGFPVPDAATVAASGDAPMIGEAGRRAWAGWLLGALVVYGVLPRLLLALLCAALWRRGVRGLALELSRPGYARLRPLLMPDSERIGISDPEPAAMPRLSRQVPVVRGEGGAVAVALELGDDLPWPQSLSASAPQPAWEDGGRLDGREQRRAARELFAAHPPRRLLVAVDARQTPDRGSLGLIAELAGHAQATRVWLAGIAAPEDEGASRDADAAPAPSGRVRQWREGLAGIGLAADAHTRAGDAAFLDAAAARAWLEHGDEAR
- a CDS encoding AAA family ATPase, which translates into the protein MKHTPPPGSAPPSGHATAAAGARGARLLVGLIGGVFLLLIAAFVGMIFLVHDEVRLNAVGPIAAAPGAERGGVVFHGTANIWEVRGRMTQDGARQVRFAIDLVGPTAQPAPAGLQLNLSLERADGSGAPITLDHRLVRPGSLVATSAPLEAGQWRLRIALPEIEAVQAFRVEP
- a CDS encoding bacteriohemerythrin; translated protein: MTTDLFHWSDEFSVGLQEIDEQHKELVDLLNQLHVAIQEHHGSATSREILDKLADYTRTHFAVEESLMRVSNYPDFAAHKQNHEELIGQVKALQDKLDSGQATITFELLHFLKVWLTRHINEADKRFGAYFLEAGGASKWSDHVEDAMKKRKWWWKFW